The following coding sequences lie in one Panicum virgatum strain AP13 chromosome 6N, P.virgatum_v5, whole genome shotgun sequence genomic window:
- the LOC120679264 gene encoding probable monogalactosyldiacylglycerol synthase 2, chloroplastic isoform X1 — MVISIRDAMLAGGVQGGGGRQQLYQPLRCGLYDDGSARGGGQGQSADGLAAALSEEAADAVSVPAQGAKKVLILMSDTGGGHRASAEALRDAFRIEFGDAYQVLVMDLGKEYGGWPLNDMERSYKFMVRHARLWKVAFHGTSPRWVHGMYLAALAYLYANEVVAGLMKYKPDMIISVHPLMQHIPLWVLKWQSRLQRKVPFFTVVTDLSTCHPTWFHYGVTRCYCPSAEVANRALLRGLQTSQVRVFGLPVRPSFCRAELDKDEMRKELELDPDLPAVLLMGGGEGMGPVEETARALGEELYDDERRRPIGQIVVICGRNRVLRSSLQSLKWKVPIKIRGFEKQMERWMGACDCIITKAGPGTIAEALIRGLPIILNGFIPGQVGACPCFAIEVGNVPYVVDNGAGVFSKDPRKAANQVARWFSVDVDALKRYSHNALKLAQPEAVFDIVKDIHKLQQQSAAVTRIPYFLTSSFSYHM; from the exons ATGGTGATCTCCATACGCGACGCCATGCTAGCCGGCGGTGTGCAGGGAGGTGGCGGCCGCCAGCAGCTTTACCAGCCGCTCCGCTGCGGCTTGTACGACGACGGCTcggccaggggcggcggccaaggCCAATCCGCTGACGGCCTCGCTGCCGCTCTCTCCGAGGaggccgccgacgccgtcagCGTCCCTGCTCAGGGGGCCAAGAAGGTGCTCATCCTGATGAGCgacaccggcggcggccaccgcgccTCCGCGGAGGCCCTCCGCGACGCCTTCCGCATCGAGTTCGGCGACGCCTACCAG GTGTTGGTGATGGATCTGGGGAAGGAGTACGGGGGCTGGCCGCTGAACGACATGGAGCGCTCGTACAAGTTCATGGTTCGCCACGCGCGCCTCTGGAAGGTGGCCTTCCACGGcacctccccgcggtgggtgcACGGCATGtacctcgccgcgctcgcctaCCTCTACGCGAA CGAGGTGGTGGCGGGGCTGATGAAGTACAAGCCGGACATGATCATCAGCGTGCACCCGCTGATGCAGCACATCCCGCTGTGGGTTCTCAAGTGGCAGAGCCGCCTGCAGCGCAAGGTGCCCTTCTTCACCGTCGTCACCGACCTCAGCACCTGCCACCCGACATGGTTCCACTACGGCGTCACAAGGTGTTACTGCCCCTCCGCCGAGGTCGCCAACAGGGCCCTGCTCCGGGGCCTCCAGACCTCCCAAGTTCGCGTCTTCGGGCTGCCGGTCAGGCCCTCCTTCTGCCGTGCCGAGCTCGACAAG GATGAGATGAGGAAAGAGCTTGAGCTGGATCCTGACCTGCCTGCCGTTCTCCTGATGGGAGGCGGCGAGGGTATGGGTCCGGTGGAGGAGACAGCGAGGGCCCTCGGCGAGGAGCTCTACGACGACGAGAGACGGCGCCCGATCGGGCAGATCGTGGTCATCTGCGGCAGGAACCGGGTTCTGCGGTcctccctgcagtccctgaaaTGGAAGGTCCCTATCAAG ATAAGGGGGTTTGAAAAGCAGATGGAGAGGTGGATGGGGGCCTGCGACTGCATCATCACAAAG GCTGGTCCCGGCACAATTGCAGAAGCGTTGATAAGGGGACTTCCAATCATCCTGAACGGTTTCATCCCTGGACAGGTCGGTGCTTGTCCTTGTTTCGCCATC GAAGTAGGAAATGTGCCTTACGTGGTGGACAATGGTGCTGGTGTGTTCTCCAAGGATCCAAGGAAAGCTGCAAATCAGGTTGCCCGATGGTTTAGTGTAGATGTGGATGCGCTAAAGAGATACTCCCATAATGCGCTGAAGCTAGCCCAACCTGAAGCCGTGTTTGACATTGTCAAGGACATCCACAAACTCCAGCAACAATCCGCTGCGGTTACCCGGATCCCCTACTTCTTGACTTCGTCATTTTCGTATCATATGTGA
- the LOC120679264 gene encoding probable monogalactosyldiacylglycerol synthase 2, chloroplastic isoform X2: protein MVISIRDAMLAGGVQGGGGRQQLYQPLRCGLYDDGSARGGGQGQSADGLAAALSEEAADAVSVPAQGAKKVLILMSDTGGGHRASAEALRDAFRIEFGDAYQVLVMDLGKEYGGWPLNDMERSYKFMVRHARLWKVAFHGTSPRWVHGMYLAALAYLYANEVVAGLMKYKPDMIISVHPLMQHIPLWVLKWQSRLQRKVPFFTVVTDLSTCHPTWFHYGVTRCYCPSAEVANRALLRGLQTSQVRVFGLPVRPSFCRAELDKDEMRKELELDPDLPAVLLMGGGEGMGPVEETARALGEELYDDERRRPIGQIVVICGRNRVLRSSLQSLKWKVPIKIRGFEKQMERWMGACDCIITKAGPGTIAEALIRGLPIILNGFIPGQEVGNVPYVVDNGAGVFSKDPRKAANQVARWFSVDVDALKRYSHNALKLAQPEAVFDIVKDIHKLQQQSAAVTRIPYFLTSSFSYHM from the exons ATGGTGATCTCCATACGCGACGCCATGCTAGCCGGCGGTGTGCAGGGAGGTGGCGGCCGCCAGCAGCTTTACCAGCCGCTCCGCTGCGGCTTGTACGACGACGGCTcggccaggggcggcggccaaggCCAATCCGCTGACGGCCTCGCTGCCGCTCTCTCCGAGGaggccgccgacgccgtcagCGTCCCTGCTCAGGGGGCCAAGAAGGTGCTCATCCTGATGAGCgacaccggcggcggccaccgcgccTCCGCGGAGGCCCTCCGCGACGCCTTCCGCATCGAGTTCGGCGACGCCTACCAG GTGTTGGTGATGGATCTGGGGAAGGAGTACGGGGGCTGGCCGCTGAACGACATGGAGCGCTCGTACAAGTTCATGGTTCGCCACGCGCGCCTCTGGAAGGTGGCCTTCCACGGcacctccccgcggtgggtgcACGGCATGtacctcgccgcgctcgcctaCCTCTACGCGAA CGAGGTGGTGGCGGGGCTGATGAAGTACAAGCCGGACATGATCATCAGCGTGCACCCGCTGATGCAGCACATCCCGCTGTGGGTTCTCAAGTGGCAGAGCCGCCTGCAGCGCAAGGTGCCCTTCTTCACCGTCGTCACCGACCTCAGCACCTGCCACCCGACATGGTTCCACTACGGCGTCACAAGGTGTTACTGCCCCTCCGCCGAGGTCGCCAACAGGGCCCTGCTCCGGGGCCTCCAGACCTCCCAAGTTCGCGTCTTCGGGCTGCCGGTCAGGCCCTCCTTCTGCCGTGCCGAGCTCGACAAG GATGAGATGAGGAAAGAGCTTGAGCTGGATCCTGACCTGCCTGCCGTTCTCCTGATGGGAGGCGGCGAGGGTATGGGTCCGGTGGAGGAGACAGCGAGGGCCCTCGGCGAGGAGCTCTACGACGACGAGAGACGGCGCCCGATCGGGCAGATCGTGGTCATCTGCGGCAGGAACCGGGTTCTGCGGTcctccctgcagtccctgaaaTGGAAGGTCCCTATCAAG ATAAGGGGGTTTGAAAAGCAGATGGAGAGGTGGATGGGGGCCTGCGACTGCATCATCACAAAG GCTGGTCCCGGCACAATTGCAGAAGCGTTGATAAGGGGACTTCCAATCATCCTGAACGGTTTCATCCCTGGACAG GAAGTAGGAAATGTGCCTTACGTGGTGGACAATGGTGCTGGTGTGTTCTCCAAGGATCCAAGGAAAGCTGCAAATCAGGTTGCCCGATGGTTTAGTGTAGATGTGGATGCGCTAAAGAGATACTCCCATAATGCGCTGAAGCTAGCCCAACCTGAAGCCGTGTTTGACATTGTCAAGGACATCCACAAACTCCAGCAACAATCCGCTGCGGTTACCCGGATCCCCTACTTCTTGACTTCGTCATTTTCGTATCATATGTGA
- the LOC120679077 gene encoding zinc finger CCCH domain-containing protein 43-like isoform X1: MHIYPQRLHNHSQIIRVRHIRERQIHGMDSKDDGQVPKPTEALWHAAAGEEPELVVHSQRPGEPDCSNYLKFGRCRYGSKCMFNHPPKPWAGQWRAGEKQGQQVAEYPRRPGEPDHYAAGEEPELVVHSQRPGEPDCSNYLKFGRCRYGSKCMFNHPPKPWAGQWRAGEKQGQQVAEYPRRPGEPDCSHYVKFGSCKFEMNCRFNHPSRKQVYFPAGACKCNHHEIEEVRLNSLGLPLRTGTGLCSYYMQKGICKFGSNCKFHHPNRSESEQEKLNADSQGSSQQNFYSILGDIIKPDPDLSLRHAPPPLDLPVPSYLLQQSSKGKEDKSFSPTQPRQVYSCPEQSGYQQLADSHFEPAKQVRYTRDQLLQQREKTQQLVDVSKDILELKQCIVMELHGEDYSWPNNDSNVHTLSYHQYDLADRRERHPRSTAQIPEVASEEKYWDNIDEEKGSYGTSGKQEQFCKHDQLGCFEFDSKPQDKCIKNKLNHEKVQFQQRTGSQCYIAKTYVVKQDKYKDTEPTAIDLFKETHCSSKIGFTESVKKAIDDMEAIVAEPEHDGQDVKSSTDAISEVLPQSSKFLQNVGIMSSSKSSTRVGVSSKVQELEAQLETAKQEKAELWQEMDSLKLQAQESESTMAKQSHEVERLKDIMKSQGQQSEAAMAKQLEQIESLKKTVQYCSGFLRQMITIAASICSNDNHCCLNLLQSREEDSNVTD, from the exons ATGCATATATATCCCCAGAGACTCCATAACCATTCCCAGATAATACGAGTACGTCACATCCGAGAGCGGCAAATACACGGGATGGATAGCAAAGACGACGGCCAAGTTCCCAAGCCTACCGAAGCTTTATGGCATGCCGCTGCCGGAGAGGAGCCGGAGCTGGTAGTCCATTCGCAGCGTCCCGGGGAGCCCGACTGCTCCAACTATCTCAAATTCGGCAGGTGCAGGTACGGGTCCAAATGCATGTTCAACCACCCTCCCAAGCCTTGGGCAGGGCAATGGCGCGCCGGCGAAAAGCAGGGGCAGCAGGTTGCAGAGTACCCGCGGCGGCCCGGGGAACCTGACCATTACGCTGCCGGAGAGGAGCCGGAGCTGGTAGTCCATTCGCAGCGTCCCGGGGAGCCCGACTGCTCGAACTATCTCAAATTCGGCAGGTGCAGGTACGGGTCCAAATGCATGTTCAACCACCCTCCCAAGCCTTGGGCAGGGCAATGGCGCGCCGGCGAAAAGCAGGGGCAGCAGGTTGCAGAGTACCCGCGGCGGCCCGGGGAACCTGACTGCTCCCATTACGTCAAGTTCGGGAGCTGCAAGTTCGAGATGAACTGCCGGTTCAACCATCCTTCCCGCAAGCAAGTG TATTTTCCTGCAGGAGCATGCAAGTGCAACCACCACGAAATTGAGGAAGTGAGACTCAACTCCCTTGGCCTTCCACTTCGAACA GGGACAGGACTGTGTTCATACTATATGCAAAAGGGAATCTGCAAGTTCGGCTCTAACTGCAAGTTTCACCACCCAAATCGTTCAGAATCAGAGCAGGAGAAATTGAATGCGGATTCTCAAGGGTCCTCTCAACAGAATTTTTACTCTATACTAGGAGATATTATTAAACCTGACCCAGATCTTTCCCTCCGGCATGCACCGCCTCCCCTCGACCTCCCCGTTCCATCATATCTACTACAACAATCGTCCAAGGGGAAGGAGGACAAAAGCTTTTCCCCTACCCAACCTCGTCAAGTCTATTCGTGTCCAGAACAGAGTGGGTATCAACAG CTTGCAGATTCGCATTTTGAGCCTGCTAAGCAAGTCCGTTACACTAGGGATCAACTTCTTCAGCAGCGCGAG AAGACTCAACAGCTTGTTGATGTATCTAAAGACATATTGGAACTCAAGCAATGCATTGTTATGGAACTTCATGGTGAAGATTATAGCTGGCCTAACAATGACTCGAAT GTACATACTCTATCATACCATCAATATGATTTGGCAGACAGGCGTGAACGCCATCCACGATCAACTGCACAAATTCCTGAGGTTGCTAGTGAAGAGAAATATTGGGACAACATTGATGAAGAAAAAGGATCGTACGGTACAAGCGGGAAGCAAGAGCAATTCTGCAAGCATGACCAATTAGGCTGTTTTGAGTTTGACTCTAAACCTCAG GACAAGTGTATCAAAAACAAACTTAACCACGAGAAGGTTCAGTTTCAGCAGAGGACAGGGTCTCAATGCTACATTGCAAAAACTTATGTCGTG AAACAAGATAAATACAAAGATACCGAGCCAACTGCAATTGATCTGTTCAAGGAGACGCATTGTAGTAGCAAAATTGGCTTTACTGAATCTGTGAAGAAAGCAATT GATGATATGGAAGCAATTGTTGCTGAACCAGAACACGATGGACAGGATGTCAAGTCTTCCACTGATGCTATTTCCGAAGTCTTGCCGCAGTCAAGTAAATTCTTGCAAAATGTAGGCATTATGTCATCCTCCAAGTCAAGCACCAGAGTAGGTGTGTCTTCAAAGGTGCAAGAACTTGAAGCTCAGCTTGAGACGGCGAAGCAAGAAAAGGccgaactttggcaagagatgGATAGCTTGAAGTTGCAGGCACAAGAATCTGAGTCAACCATGGCTAAACAATCACATGAGGTTGAGAGGTTGAAGGATATCATGAAGTCCCAAGGACAACAATCTGAGGCAGCAATGGCAAAGCAATTAGAACAGATTGAGAGTTTGAAAAAGACAGTTCAATATTGTAGTGGGTTCCTTCGTCAAATGATAACCATTGCTGCCTCAATCTGCTCAAATGATAACCATTGCTGCCTCAATCTGCTTCAGAGTAGGGAGGAAGACAGCAATGTGACAGATTGA
- the LOC120679077 gene encoding zinc finger CCCH domain-containing protein 43-like isoform X2 gives MHIYPQRLHNHSQIIRVRHIRERQIHGMDSKDDGQVPKPTEALWHAAAGEEPELVVHSQRPGEPDCSNYLKFGRCRYGSKCMFNHPPKPWAGQWRAGEKQGQQVAEYPRRPGEPDHYAAGEEPELVVHSQRPGEPDCSNYLKFGRCRYGSKCMFNHPPKPWAGQWRAGEKQGQQVAEYPRRPGEPDCSHYVKFGSCKFEMNCRFNHPSRKQVYFPAGACKCNHHEIEEVRLNSLGLPLRTGTGLCSYYMQKGICKFGSNCKFHHPNRSESEQEKLNADSQGSSQQNFYSILGDIIKPDPDLSLRHAPPPLDLPVPSYLLQQSSKGKEDKSFSPTQPRQVYSCPEQSGYQQLADSHFEPAKQVRYTRDQLLQQRETQQLVDVSKDILELKQCIVMELHGEDYSWPNNDSNVHTLSYHQYDLADRRERHPRSTAQIPEVASEEKYWDNIDEEKGSYGTSGKQEQFCKHDQLGCFEFDSKPQDKCIKNKLNHEKVQFQQRTGSQCYIAKTYVVKQDKYKDTEPTAIDLFKETHCSSKIGFTESVKKAIDDMEAIVAEPEHDGQDVKSSTDAISEVLPQSSKFLQNVGIMSSSKSSTRVGVSSKVQELEAQLETAKQEKAELWQEMDSLKLQAQESESTMAKQSHEVERLKDIMKSQGQQSEAAMAKQLEQIESLKKTVQYCSGFLRQMITIAASICSNDNHCCLNLLQSREEDSNVTD, from the exons ATGCATATATATCCCCAGAGACTCCATAACCATTCCCAGATAATACGAGTACGTCACATCCGAGAGCGGCAAATACACGGGATGGATAGCAAAGACGACGGCCAAGTTCCCAAGCCTACCGAAGCTTTATGGCATGCCGCTGCCGGAGAGGAGCCGGAGCTGGTAGTCCATTCGCAGCGTCCCGGGGAGCCCGACTGCTCCAACTATCTCAAATTCGGCAGGTGCAGGTACGGGTCCAAATGCATGTTCAACCACCCTCCCAAGCCTTGGGCAGGGCAATGGCGCGCCGGCGAAAAGCAGGGGCAGCAGGTTGCAGAGTACCCGCGGCGGCCCGGGGAACCTGACCATTACGCTGCCGGAGAGGAGCCGGAGCTGGTAGTCCATTCGCAGCGTCCCGGGGAGCCCGACTGCTCGAACTATCTCAAATTCGGCAGGTGCAGGTACGGGTCCAAATGCATGTTCAACCACCCTCCCAAGCCTTGGGCAGGGCAATGGCGCGCCGGCGAAAAGCAGGGGCAGCAGGTTGCAGAGTACCCGCGGCGGCCCGGGGAACCTGACTGCTCCCATTACGTCAAGTTCGGGAGCTGCAAGTTCGAGATGAACTGCCGGTTCAACCATCCTTCCCGCAAGCAAGTG TATTTTCCTGCAGGAGCATGCAAGTGCAACCACCACGAAATTGAGGAAGTGAGACTCAACTCCCTTGGCCTTCCACTTCGAACA GGGACAGGACTGTGTTCATACTATATGCAAAAGGGAATCTGCAAGTTCGGCTCTAACTGCAAGTTTCACCACCCAAATCGTTCAGAATCAGAGCAGGAGAAATTGAATGCGGATTCTCAAGGGTCCTCTCAACAGAATTTTTACTCTATACTAGGAGATATTATTAAACCTGACCCAGATCTTTCCCTCCGGCATGCACCGCCTCCCCTCGACCTCCCCGTTCCATCATATCTACTACAACAATCGTCCAAGGGGAAGGAGGACAAAAGCTTTTCCCCTACCCAACCTCGTCAAGTCTATTCGTGTCCAGAACAGAGTGGGTATCAACAG CTTGCAGATTCGCATTTTGAGCCTGCTAAGCAAGTCCGTTACACTAGGGATCAACTTCTTCAGCAGCGCGAG ACTCAACAGCTTGTTGATGTATCTAAAGACATATTGGAACTCAAGCAATGCATTGTTATGGAACTTCATGGTGAAGATTATAGCTGGCCTAACAATGACTCGAAT GTACATACTCTATCATACCATCAATATGATTTGGCAGACAGGCGTGAACGCCATCCACGATCAACTGCACAAATTCCTGAGGTTGCTAGTGAAGAGAAATATTGGGACAACATTGATGAAGAAAAAGGATCGTACGGTACAAGCGGGAAGCAAGAGCAATTCTGCAAGCATGACCAATTAGGCTGTTTTGAGTTTGACTCTAAACCTCAG GACAAGTGTATCAAAAACAAACTTAACCACGAGAAGGTTCAGTTTCAGCAGAGGACAGGGTCTCAATGCTACATTGCAAAAACTTATGTCGTG AAACAAGATAAATACAAAGATACCGAGCCAACTGCAATTGATCTGTTCAAGGAGACGCATTGTAGTAGCAAAATTGGCTTTACTGAATCTGTGAAGAAAGCAATT GATGATATGGAAGCAATTGTTGCTGAACCAGAACACGATGGACAGGATGTCAAGTCTTCCACTGATGCTATTTCCGAAGTCTTGCCGCAGTCAAGTAAATTCTTGCAAAATGTAGGCATTATGTCATCCTCCAAGTCAAGCACCAGAGTAGGTGTGTCTTCAAAGGTGCAAGAACTTGAAGCTCAGCTTGAGACGGCGAAGCAAGAAAAGGccgaactttggcaagagatgGATAGCTTGAAGTTGCAGGCACAAGAATCTGAGTCAACCATGGCTAAACAATCACATGAGGTTGAGAGGTTGAAGGATATCATGAAGTCCCAAGGACAACAATCTGAGGCAGCAATGGCAAAGCAATTAGAACAGATTGAGAGTTTGAAAAAGACAGTTCAATATTGTAGTGGGTTCCTTCGTCAAATGATAACCATTGCTGCCTCAATCTGCTCAAATGATAACCATTGCTGCCTCAATCTGCTTCAGAGTAGGGAGGAAGACAGCAATGTGACAGATTGA